Within the Magnetospirillum sp. ME-1 genome, the region CGCCAAGGTGGCGCCGACGCCGCCATCGGCACCTTCCTCACCGGCCTGTACGAGCAGGCCTCCATCAATTTCAGCCGCGAGGAGAAAGCCCAGCGGGAATGCGGCTTTCCCTTCCAGGACGCCCATCACCGCGAGCATCAGGCCCTGCTGGGCCGCCTGGCCGATCTTCAGAACCTCTACCAGGTCATGCCCCACAAGGCCGACCACGGCGCCATGCTCCGGGACCTCGCCGCCCTGATCAAGGATTGGGTATCCCATCACATGGTGCAAAGCGACGTGATGCTGCGGCGCTACGCGCCCCGCCAGCCGCCGCACCCCGTTCGGGCTCGCCCGTGACAGGGGGACGTTTCCGCGATAAGCTTAGCCCCCCGCCATGCACGGGGCGCCATTCTTCGCCATTGCCAAAGGCAGAACGTCTTTGTTCCAGATATTCCGCGGCAAGACTGAACCAAGTCGGGCTACAGGCGAACGGCCCAGGATCATAGATTTCCGCCGGGTTGTCATTGTGGTCGCCGCCCTGGCGCTGATCGG harbors:
- a CDS encoding bacteriohemerythrin, translating into MLVWRDAMSTGHPEIDKAQKQFIAHVNEFETVLRQGGADAAIGTFLTGLYEQASINFSREEKAQRECGFPFQDAHHREHQALLGRLADLQNLYQVMPHKADHGAMLRDLAALIKDWVSHHMVQSDVMLRRYAPRQPPHPVRARP